The Streptomyces cyanogenus DNA segment TCCGCACTGCCCGGCCTGCGCATGCCCCGGAGGTTCGGGCGCTGGGTGTCCCGGGACGACGTCGTGCGCTACCTGGAGAAGTACGCCGAGCACCATGCGCTGGAGATCGTCACCGGCGTGGAGGTCCACCGGGTCGAGCGGACCGTGGACGGCACCGGCTGGCTGCTGCACGCCTCCGGCGGCCGGGAGCTGACCGGCAGCGCGGTGGTCGTCGCCACCGGCTTCAACCACACCCCCCGGGTGCCCGACTGGCCGGGCCGGGAGGGGTACGGCGGCGAGCTGCTGCACGCCGGCGGCTACCGCAACGCCGAGCCGTACCGGGACCGTGACGTGCTCGTCGTCGGGATCGGCAACACGGGCGCCGAGATCGCCGTGGACCTGGTGGAGGGCGGGGCCGCCCGGGTACGGCTGGCGGTGCGCACCGCGCCGCACATCCTGCGCCGGTCGACCCTCGGCTGGGCCGCCCAGTACACGGGCGTGCTGGTCCGGCGGCTGCCGGTGCGGCTCGTGGACCGGCTCGCCGGGCCGGTGGGGCGGCTCAGCACCCCGGACCTGTCCGCGCACGGGCTGCCGCGGCCGGACACCGGCCTGTACAGCAGGGTCCGGCAGGGCGCGATCCCGGTCCAGGACGTCGGACTGATCGACGCCGTACGCAAGGGGAAGGTGGAGATCGTGGCCGCCGTGGAGGCGTTCGAGGACGGCAAGGTGGTCCTCGCCGACGGCAGCCGGATCGCGCCCGACGCAGTGATCGCGGCGACCGGGTACGTGCGGGCGCTGGAGGGGCTCGTCGGGCATCTCGGGGTGCTGGACGGGCGCGGCCGGCCGGTGGTGCACGGCGGCCGTGCGCCCGCGCAGGCGCCCGGCCTGTACTTCACCGGGTTCACCAATCCCATCAGCGGGATGCTGCGGGAGCTGGCGATCGACGCGGGGAAGATCGCCCGGGCCGTCACCAAGCAACTTCCCACCCATCGGTAACTTTGCCGTTCCGACCCATTCCTGACATTCAGTCAGTTCAGTAATCTGACAAAGCGTCAGTTACAGCTGACCGTCATGGCTGTCTCACGGGAGGCGGGCGGAACCATGCTCGGATCGACCCACGGCACCCTCACCACCGACTCCCGCCGGGCCCGGGTCATCGCCTGCGGCGAGCAGCGGCCCGGCCCCGCCGTCCACGACCGGGTGGCGGACGTCGATGTCAGCGGGCGCCCGCTCCACGCGGACGTACCGGACCTGACCCGGTTCTTCCGGCCGGAGTCGGTCGCCGTGATCGGCGCCTCGGACGCCGAGGGCCGGCCGAACACCGGTATCACCCGGCAACTGCTGGACTGGGCCGGGCGGGTCGGGGCGCGGGTGCACCCGGTGCACCCGGCCCGGTCGTCGGTCTTCGGCCTGCCCTGCGTGTCCTCGGTCGCCGAGCTGCCCGAAGGGGTCGATCTGGCCGTCCTGCTGGTGGCCGACCCGCTCCCGCTGATCGGGCAACTCGCCGAGGCGAAGGTGCGGTTCGCGGTCGCCTTCGCCTCGGGGTTCGCGGAGACCGGGGAGGCGGGCGCCGAGGCCCAGGAGCGGCTGGCCGAGGCCGTACGGCACTCGGGGCTGCGGCTGCTCGGTCCGAACACCAACCTCAACGCCTTCGAACGGTTCCGGGAGGACCTGTCCGGGCCGGCCATCGCGCTGATCACCCAGTCCGGGCACCAGGGCCGGCCCGTCTTCGCCCTGCAGGAACTCGGCATCCGGCTCTCGCACTGGGCGCCCACCGGCAACGAGGCCGACCTGGAGACCGCCGACTTCCTCTCCTGGTTCGCCGAGCAGCCCGAGGTCGGCGCGATCGCCTGCTACGTGGAAGGGCTCAAGGACGGCCGCTCCTTCCTGCTGGCCGCCGACCGGGCCGCCCGCCGCGGGGTTCCGGTGGTCGCCGTCAAGGTGGGCCGCACCGAGACCGGCGCCCGGACCGCCGCCTCGCACACGGGCAAGCTCACCGGCGCGGACGACGTGGTGGACGCGGCCATGCGGCAGTACGGCGTGATCCGCGTCGACGCCCTGGACGAACTCCAGGACACCGCCGCCCTGCTGGCGCGGGCGCGGGCGCCCCTGGCCGA contains these protein-coding regions:
- a CDS encoding flavin-containing monooxygenase — encoded protein: MAVSRPSPVHLSPTPADRPVYVIGAGPGGLAAAYALRARGVRAVVLEKSDQVGASWRRHYDRLHLHTTRRLSALPGLRMPRRFGRWVSRDDVVRYLEKYAEHHALEIVTGVEVHRVERTVDGTGWLLHASGGRELTGSAVVVATGFNHTPRVPDWPGREGYGGELLHAGGYRNAEPYRDRDVLVVGIGNTGAEIAVDLVEGGAARVRLAVRTAPHILRRSTLGWAAQYTGVLVRRLPVRLVDRLAGPVGRLSTPDLSAHGLPRPDTGLYSRVRQGAIPVQDVGLIDAVRKGKVEIVAAVEAFEDGKVVLADGSRIAPDAVIAATGYVRALEGLVGHLGVLDGRGRPVVHGGRAPAQAPGLYFTGFTNPISGMLRELAIDAGKIARAVTKQLPTHR